In Drosophila santomea strain STO CAGO 1482 chromosome 3L, Prin_Dsan_1.1, whole genome shotgun sequence, a single window of DNA contains:
- the LOC120450496 gene encoding uncharacterized protein LOC120450496 — translation MIDLSMLATGVATSDSYRCCPIADCAIELSIFATGVATSSSDIPMSCRLLPIVWQRVENQFNIQYFFFFFVPYRSHYRSTAIIVAPPSRFSPSTWISELQLNGAPPTRYDGP, via the exons ATGATCGACTTATCGAtgttggcgaccggcgttgccacctCCGACTCCTACCGATGTTGTCCCATCGCTGATTGCGcgatcgagttatcgatattcgcgaccggcgttgccacttccaGTTCCGATATTCCGATGTCGTGCCGATTGCTGCCAATAGTGTGGCAGcgtgttgaaaatcaatttaatatccagtattttttttttttttttgttccctatcgatctcactatcgatcgaccgctattatcgtagcGCCCCCATCCCGATTTTCTCCAAGCACGTGGATTTCGGAgttgcagctcaatggag ctcCTCCCACACGATATGATGGCCCTTGA